The Methanocella arvoryzae MRE50 genome includes a region encoding these proteins:
- a CDS encoding TOBE domain-containing protein, translating to MKVSARNKLAGTVKEVRLGAVMAIVKVQVGDNIVEAAITKDSAEDLGLKAGDQVTAMIKSTSVMIMK from the coding sequence ATGAAGGTAAGCGCACGAAACAAGCTGGCAGGCACTGTCAAGGAAGTTAGACTGGGAGCGGTCATGGCGATCGTCAAGGTCCAGGTCGGAGACAATATAGTTGAGGCTGCCATCACTAAAGACTCGGCCGAGGACCTGGGACTCAAAGCAGGCGATCAGGTCACGGCTATGATCAAGTCGACGTCAGTCATGATCATGAAGTAG
- a CDS encoding Fe-only nitrogenase accessory AnfO family protein, protein MAREIAVFQNAEGVSASLGERGKVAVYRRAGGSWDVGREKEFSIGTVKGIRELRLGMSDMLQFLAGCKIFVARSAAGVPYFELEKAGCSVWEIAGRPEEFLDQVWENEESERSTPPEATFAIPVPAEISPGNYYISIKEIQEKNADISSKQVLQQFVRHGCYSSLVVVCSHVPPWMEAETTANGLTFETERLGRSEFMVRIARGPEGRR, encoded by the coding sequence ATGGCAAGGGAGATAGCAGTATTTCAGAATGCGGAAGGCGTCAGCGCATCGCTCGGCGAGCGGGGAAAAGTCGCCGTCTACCGGCGAGCCGGCGGCTCCTGGGACGTCGGCCGTGAAAAGGAATTTTCCATCGGTACTGTTAAGGGAATTCGCGAGCTTCGCCTGGGTATGAGTGATATGCTGCAGTTCCTGGCCGGCTGTAAGATCTTCGTCGCCCGGTCTGCCGCGGGAGTCCCGTACTTTGAGCTGGAAAAGGCAGGCTGCAGCGTCTGGGAAATCGCAGGCAGACCGGAGGAGTTCCTGGACCAGGTATGGGAGAACGAAGAGAGTGAGAGATCCACCCCGCCCGAGGCCACTTTCGCCATTCCCGTGCCCGCGGAGATCTCCCCGGGCAATTACTACATCTCCATCAAGGAGATCCAGGAGAAGAACGCTGACATCAGCAGCAAGCAGGTGCTGCAGCAGTTCGTCAGGCATGGGTGCTACAGCTCGCTGGTAGTCGTCTGCAGCCACGTGCCCCCATGGATGGAGGCGGAAACCACAGCAAACGGGCTTACATTCGAGACGGAGCGGCTGGGCAGAAGTGAGTTCATGGTAAGGATCGCCAGAGGGCCTGAAGGGAGGAGGTAG
- a CDS encoding molybdopterin molybdotransferase MoeA → MPAVTKSANLHSPEAALEAFLDTVIPVARASAVDLEYADNRVLSADLVAPKDYPHYDLCFMDGFAVRAKDTAGARPGSGIALRCTEDEEVGQGECVQVHTGSALPPGADAVVKVEDTEVVAGGIRIYREAASGDNFTPRGKSIRRGEIVFKAGMQLKPTNIALLASLGLTEVEVYDRPRVLIIPTGDELVERGKEAGPGKINESNGLMCQLLVKRYGGKPALWNIVPDNLEKLTEAVRAGLRYDLIVTTGGTSVGKRDLMPGIVASMGKIVVHGVGMRPGRPVGMGYVEEGDRRTPIVFLPGFPDACAVSAMFFVCPAVRKLGRYPPMRYPTGAAIVAGASHIGHRSRSITKVRVQDGRAMPVPTVGPTPLEGEYTYVITPENGEHGEGEKVELKYFE, encoded by the coding sequence ATGCCTGCTGTGACTAAATCCGCTAACCTGCATAGCCCGGAAGCCGCCCTGGAGGCGTTTCTCGACACGGTGATACCGGTAGCCAGGGCTTCGGCGGTAGATCTGGAGTATGCGGACAACAGGGTTCTATCCGCGGACCTGGTGGCTCCGAAAGATTATCCGCACTACGACCTGTGCTTCATGGACGGGTTTGCGGTCAGGGCGAAAGATACGGCAGGCGCCAGGCCGGGCTCAGGCATAGCGCTCCGCTGCACGGAGGATGAGGAAGTCGGGCAGGGCGAGTGCGTGCAGGTACACACAGGCAGCGCCCTGCCCCCGGGAGCGGACGCGGTCGTCAAGGTGGAGGACACGGAAGTGGTCGCAGGAGGCATCCGAATCTACCGTGAGGCGGCTTCAGGCGATAACTTCACTCCCCGGGGAAAGTCGATCAGGCGGGGAGAGATCGTTTTCAAGGCCGGCATGCAGCTGAAGCCTACGAACATCGCGCTGCTGGCGTCGCTCGGCCTCACCGAAGTAGAGGTTTACGACAGGCCCAGGGTCCTCATCATCCCGACTGGCGACGAGCTCGTCGAAAGAGGCAAAGAGGCCGGACCGGGGAAGATCAACGAGAGCAACGGCCTCATGTGTCAGCTGCTGGTGAAGCGCTACGGTGGCAAGCCCGCGTTGTGGAATATCGTGCCCGATAACCTGGAAAAGCTGACAGAAGCGGTGAGGGCAGGACTGCGGTACGACCTGATCGTCACCACGGGGGGTACTTCGGTAGGAAAGCGGGACCTCATGCCCGGAATTGTGGCGTCTATGGGTAAGATCGTCGTCCACGGTGTCGGCATGAGGCCGGGACGGCCGGTCGGCATGGGGTATGTGGAAGAGGGCGATCGCCGGACGCCCATCGTCTTCCTCCCCGGCTTTCCGGACGCCTGCGCGGTGAGCGCCATGTTCTTCGTCTGCCCGGCCGTCAGAAAACTGGGCCGGTATCCCCCGATGCGGTATCCGACAGGCGCAGCGATCGTGGCGGGCGCCAGCCACATCGGCCACCGGAGCAGGTCGATCACTAAAGTGCGGGTGCAGGACGGTAGGGCGATGCCCGTGCCGACGGTCGGCCCCACACCACTGGAAGGTGAGTACACATACGTGATCACCCCCGAGAACGGAGAACATGGCGAGGGCGAGAAGGTCGAGCTGAAGTACTTCGAATGA
- the tsaA gene encoding tRNA (N6-threonylcarbamoyladenosine(37)-N6)-methyltransferase TrmO, which yields MYVEFTYKAIGVVHSEFTRKDATPIQSIFSNAIGTVELFPEYADGLKDIEGFSHLYLLYHFNQADSRSIVHKPFLDGKKERGIFAIRHFNRPNPIGLSIVELRRVDGNVLEVGGVDILDGTPVIDIKPYVRQFDAREHVRSGWVDEQHVETIKVKSFTPADLADRRD from the coding sequence ATGTACGTGGAATTTACCTATAAAGCAATAGGCGTCGTCCATTCGGAGTTTACCCGGAAGGACGCTACACCGATCCAGAGCATCTTTAGCAACGCGATAGGGACCGTAGAGCTGTTCCCGGAGTACGCGGACGGGCTGAAGGACATCGAGGGCTTCTCTCACCTTTACCTCCTGTACCATTTCAACCAGGCCGACAGCCGCTCGATTGTGCACAAGCCTTTCCTGGACGGCAAGAAAGAGCGAGGCATCTTCGCCATCCGGCACTTCAACCGCCCGAATCCCATCGGCCTCTCGATCGTCGAGCTCCGGAGAGTCGACGGGAACGTGCTGGAGGTCGGCGGCGTCGACATCCTGGACGGCACGCCGGTGATCGATATCAAGCCCTACGTGCGACAGTTCGACGCACGGGAACACGTGCGGAGCGGGTGGGTGGACGAGCAGCACGTGGAGACGATCAAAGTGAAGAGCTTCACTCCCGCAGACCTGGCCGATCGAAGGGACTGA
- a CDS encoding putative sulfate/molybdate transporter — translation MPAPKFTLPEFTGSLADLGTIIPFILIAVSVTGMKLGPILLAFGLFYVVSGLIYRLPVAVEPLKAVGAIAVSSSLTQGEIVGAGIFVGLFFLLLGVTGLIDKIAKVFPISLIRGVQLGLALVLLVKGGQFILGDPYLGLLAVGLFVFARFVNQRHSDLNFPGALLVFIIGIAYGFYVFGVPPVQLSIPLDIFVPTAGDLVSGAYKAGIAQLPLTLTNAVLATSLLASDLFKEKVSNRKLSTTIGGACVVAPLLGGFPMCHGAGGMAAHYQFGARTGGADIMIGVLFIALSFVATSPMLALIPAGILGTLLFFAGVEMLRNAVRTDRMLVTAAAGVVMLLVDPTVGLAAGIVMYGLSKLFRPDGWESPWLKQKR, via the coding sequence ATGCCCGCGCCCAAGTTCACGCTGCCCGAGTTCACCGGCTCGCTGGCCGACCTCGGCACTATTATCCCGTTCATCCTCATCGCCGTCAGCGTGACCGGCATGAAGCTGGGGCCGATCCTGCTGGCCTTCGGGCTGTTCTACGTGGTATCCGGGCTGATCTACCGGCTGCCCGTCGCTGTAGAGCCGCTGAAGGCCGTCGGGGCCATCGCAGTCTCCTCGAGCCTCACCCAGGGGGAGATCGTGGGCGCCGGCATCTTCGTAGGCCTGTTCTTCCTGCTCCTTGGCGTTACCGGCCTCATCGATAAGATCGCGAAAGTGTTCCCGATCAGCCTCATCCGGGGCGTCCAGCTGGGGCTGGCGCTGGTGCTGCTGGTGAAGGGCGGCCAGTTCATCCTGGGCGACCCGTACCTGGGATTGCTCGCAGTCGGGCTCTTCGTCTTCGCCCGCTTCGTGAACCAGCGCCACAGCGATTTGAACTTCCCCGGGGCGCTGCTCGTCTTCATCATCGGCATCGCCTACGGTTTCTACGTCTTTGGAGTTCCGCCAGTGCAGCTCAGCATTCCCCTGGACATCTTCGTGCCCACGGCTGGCGACCTCGTCAGCGGCGCCTACAAGGCAGGCATCGCCCAGCTGCCGCTCACGCTGACCAACGCTGTCCTGGCCACCAGCCTGCTGGCCTCGGACCTGTTTAAGGAGAAGGTTTCGAACCGCAAGCTTTCGACCACCATCGGCGGCGCCTGTGTAGTCGCGCCCCTGCTGGGCGGCTTTCCCATGTGCCACGGCGCCGGGGGGATGGCGGCTCACTACCAGTTCGGGGCCCGTACCGGCGGGGCAGACATCATGATCGGGGTGCTGTTCATCGCCCTCTCCTTCGTGGCCACTTCCCCGATGCTCGCCCTGATACCGGCAGGGATCCTCGGCACGCTGCTGTTCTTCGCGGGAGTGGAAATGCTGAGAAACGCGGTGAGGACTGACCGGATGCTCGTCACTGCGGCGGCGGGCGTGGTGATGCTGCTGGTCGACCCGACCGTCGGCCTGGCAGCGGGTATTGTAATGTACGGACTGTCAAAACTATTCCGGCCTGACGGATGGGAATCTCCATGGCTTAAGCAAAAACGTTAA
- a CDS encoding ABC transporter ATP-binding protein — translation MLRIRVTRKLRDFTLDVNLAAESGETLVLMGSNGSGKTTVLNLVAGLLTPDSGSIEADEKKLFSSDEGIDVPPERRDVGYVFQNYALFPHMTVFDNVAFGLRMRHLQRDEIQRRVREELEPVGMWELKGVKAAKLSGGQKQKVALARSLVIEPALLLMDEPLSALDAGAHTSIRDSLQQRLRKDKITTIMVLHSLRDALALGDKACVMDRGQVVLSGKPGDILKQGQGQFVDNLFG, via the coding sequence ATGCTCAGGATTAGGGTGACCCGGAAGCTGCGAGACTTCACCCTGGACGTGAATCTTGCCGCCGAAAGCGGAGAGACGCTGGTGCTCATGGGCAGCAACGGCTCGGGCAAGACCACAGTGCTCAATCTTGTGGCGGGACTCCTGACTCCTGACAGCGGAAGCATAGAAGCCGATGAGAAGAAGCTGTTCTCGTCGGATGAAGGCATAGACGTGCCTCCCGAGCGGCGCGACGTCGGCTACGTGTTCCAGAACTACGCACTGTTCCCCCACATGACCGTGTTCGATAACGTGGCCTTCGGGCTTCGCATGCGGCACCTTCAGCGTGACGAAATACAGCGCAGAGTCAGGGAAGAGCTGGAGCCGGTCGGCATGTGGGAGCTGAAAGGCGTGAAGGCAGCGAAGCTCTCCGGCGGGCAGAAGCAGAAGGTGGCGCTGGCCAGGAGCCTCGTCATCGAGCCCGCGCTGCTGCTCATGGACGAGCCGCTGAGCGCGCTCGACGCCGGGGCGCATACCTCGATCAGGGACAGCCTGCAGCAAAGGCTAAGAAAAGATAAGATCACGACTATTATGGTATTACATAGCCTGAGGGACGCGCTGGCGCTCGGGGATAAGGCCTGCGTGATGGACCGGGGGCAGGTCGTGCTCTCGGGTAAACCGGGGGACATTTTAAAGCAGGGGCAAGGCCAGTTTGTAGATAACCTGTTTGGATGA
- a CDS encoding ABC transporter permease, with translation MRRGTKLYSLPALLVLLFFCLIVLFVSLPILSLFVKTSPDSFLRSLDAPFVMDALRLSIVTSVVTMLIVIIFGTPVAFVNARYKYPGKELIDTIIDLPVVIPPAVAGIALLMAFGRRGVLGQYLNLFDITIAFTTVAVIMAQVFVASPFYIRQAKTSFEDVDRSYEHAARTLGATPLRTFFLVTVPIALNGLISGAIMTWARALGEFGATIMFAGNFQGVTQTMPLAIYTAMQGDLEASLVLSIILVIISFAVIAAVKILMRRRLIHAQD, from the coding sequence ATGAGAAGAGGAACGAAGCTGTACAGTCTGCCGGCACTTCTCGTCCTGCTATTTTTCTGCCTTATCGTGCTATTCGTCTCCCTGCCGATCCTCTCCTTGTTCGTCAAGACTTCTCCGGACTCGTTCCTGCGGTCGCTGGACGCACCGTTCGTCATGGACGCGCTCAGGCTGAGCATCGTTACCTCGGTAGTTACGATGCTGATCGTCATCATCTTCGGCACCCCCGTGGCCTTCGTCAACGCCAGGTATAAGTATCCGGGCAAGGAGCTGATCGACACGATCATCGACCTCCCTGTAGTGATACCACCGGCAGTGGCGGGCATCGCCCTGCTCATGGCGTTCGGCCGGAGAGGCGTCCTGGGGCAGTACCTGAACCTGTTTGACATTACCATCGCTTTCACTACCGTTGCCGTGATCATGGCCCAGGTCTTCGTAGCCTCTCCCTTCTACATCAGGCAGGCGAAGACCAGCTTCGAGGACGTGGACCGGTCGTATGAGCACGCGGCGAGGACGCTCGGCGCAACGCCGCTCCGCACGTTCTTTCTGGTCACTGTGCCGATCGCCCTGAACGGCCTGATCTCCGGGGCGATCATGACCTGGGCCCGGGCGCTGGGCGAGTTCGGCGCCACTATCATGTTCGCCGGCAACTTCCAGGGGGTCACCCAGACGATGCCCCTTGCTATCTATACGGCCATGCAGGGCGACCTGGAAGCATCGCTGGTCCTGTCGATCATCCTGGTGATCATCTCCTTCGCCGTGATAGCTGCCGTAAAGATACTCATGAGAAGGAGGCTGATTCATGCTCAGGATTAG
- the fdhF gene encoding formate dehydrogenase subunit alpha, with product MSKPELKYVPTTCPYCGVGCGLNLVVSDGKLVGVEPYKRSPVNEGKLCPKGATCWEFVHSPDRLTKPLIKRNGKFEEASWDEALDLIVKKFRETSEKYGPKGMGFQVSCRTPNEDCYIMQKWARVAFKTNNIDNCARICHGPSVAGLSLSFGSGAATNPFEDVLNSDLIIMWGSNAVEAHPLAARRVVQAKKKGIPVIVFDPRYSPTARLADEWVQFNPSTHIALINSMMYWIIKEDKHNKEFIAKRTKGFEDLKKTVENYANVEHITGVPTEKVRELALRYAAAKNAVIIYCLGITELTTGTDNVRSLGNLSMLCGNIGRPGVGVNPLRGQNNVQGACDMGAYPNVYSGYQKCEVAENRAKMEKAWGVTGLPDWYGATLIEQIKQCGDQIKAMYILGLNPVVTYPDSNLVMKQLEKLDFLVIQDIFWTESCKYADVVLPGACFAEKDGTFTSGERRINRVRKAVEPPGEAKADWEIFVMLAKKMGLKGFDFKSAKDVWDDMRACTPNMFGATYERMEKPESVHWPCPALDHPGTPILHKEKFASPDGLGTFFGIEYRPPAEVADGAYPFTLMTGRLIFHYHSRTQTGRSPVLDYEVPEAYVQINTQDARRLNIKDGEKIRLLSRRGEVESLARLTDGIAPGVLYMTMHFGNGAVNNLTNTALDPLSKMPELKHCAVKIEKITGVN from the coding sequence TTGAGTAAACCAGAGTTAAAGTATGTGCCGACGACATGCCCCTATTGTGGCGTGGGCTGCGGCCTGAACCTCGTCGTCAGCGACGGTAAGCTCGTAGGTGTCGAGCCCTATAAGCGCAGCCCGGTGAATGAGGGCAAGCTCTGCCCCAAGGGCGCTACCTGCTGGGAGTTCGTCCACAGCCCCGACCGGCTGACCAAACCGCTGATCAAGAGGAATGGGAAGTTCGAGGAAGCCTCGTGGGACGAAGCCCTCGACCTCATCGTGAAGAAGTTCAGGGAAACCTCTGAGAAGTATGGCCCGAAAGGCATGGGCTTCCAGGTTTCCTGCCGCACCCCGAACGAGGACTGCTACATCATGCAGAAGTGGGCGAGGGTGGCTTTCAAGACTAACAACATCGACAATTGTGCCCGTATCTGTCACGGCCCGTCCGTAGCGGGACTGTCGCTGTCCTTCGGATCGGGAGCGGCCACGAACCCGTTCGAGGACGTCCTGAACTCCGACCTGATCATCATGTGGGGCTCGAACGCCGTCGAGGCACACCCGCTGGCGGCAAGGCGGGTAGTCCAGGCGAAGAAGAAGGGGATCCCCGTCATCGTATTCGACCCCCGGTATTCGCCCACGGCGAGGCTGGCGGACGAATGGGTCCAGTTCAACCCGTCCACACATATCGCTCTGATCAACTCCATGATGTACTGGATCATCAAGGAAGACAAGCACAACAAGGAGTTCATCGCAAAGCGGACCAAGGGCTTCGAGGACCTGAAGAAGACGGTCGAGAACTATGCCAATGTCGAGCACATCACGGGCGTGCCCACCGAGAAGGTCAGAGAGCTGGCGCTCAGGTATGCGGCGGCTAAGAACGCCGTCATCATCTACTGCCTCGGCATCACCGAGCTGACCACTGGCACGGACAACGTCCGCTCGCTGGGCAACCTGTCCATGCTCTGCGGCAACATCGGCAGGCCGGGCGTCGGTGTCAACCCGCTCAGGGGCCAGAACAACGTCCAGGGCGCCTGCGACATGGGCGCGTACCCGAACGTCTACTCCGGCTACCAGAAGTGTGAGGTCGCCGAAAACAGGGCAAAGATGGAGAAGGCCTGGGGCGTCACCGGGCTGCCGGACTGGTACGGCGCGACCCTGATCGAGCAGATCAAGCAGTGCGGCGACCAGATCAAGGCCATGTACATCCTCGGCCTGAACCCTGTCGTTACGTATCCGGACTCCAACCTCGTCATGAAGCAGCTTGAGAAGCTGGACTTCCTCGTCATCCAGGACATCTTCTGGACCGAGAGCTGCAAGTACGCCGACGTCGTGCTGCCCGGCGCTTGCTTCGCGGAAAAGGACGGCACCTTCACCAGCGGCGAGCGGCGCATCAACCGCGTCCGCAAGGCCGTAGAGCCCCCCGGAGAGGCGAAGGCAGACTGGGAGATCTTCGTCATGCTGGCGAAGAAGATGGGCCTCAAGGGCTTCGACTTCAAGTCTGCCAAGGATGTCTGGGACGACATGCGGGCCTGCACGCCCAACATGTTCGGCGCAACCTACGAGAGGATGGAGAAACCCGAGTCCGTCCACTGGCCCTGCCCGGCGCTCGACCACCCCGGCACCCCGATCCTGCACAAGGAGAAGTTTGCCTCGCCAGACGGACTGGGCACCTTCTTTGGCATCGAGTACCGCCCGCCCGCAGAGGTGGCCGACGGAGCCTATCCGTTCACCCTGATGACCGGCCGTCTCATCTTCCACTACCACAGCAGGACCCAGACAGGGCGCAGCCCGGTGCTGGACTACGAAGTGCCTGAGGCATATGTACAGATCAACACTCAGGACGCGAGGAGGCTGAACATCAAGGATGGCGAGAAGATCAGGCTGCTGAGCCGCCGCGGCGAAGTGGAGAGCCTGGCCCGCCTGACAGACGGCATCGCACCGGGCGTGCTGTACATGACCATGCACTTCGGCAACGGCGCTGTCAACAACCTCACCAACACGGCGCTGGACCCACTGTCCAAGATGCCGGAGCTGAAGCACTGTGCTGTCAAGATCGAGAAGATCACGGGGGTGAACTGA
- a CDS encoding class I SAM-dependent methyltransferase: MPNLDWKALWKQAQQNSLMDKSQPDEGKWLSFWDAEAPAYLERVKTEENVYAGIVDYLRREGAFRENDSVLDIASGPGTYTLQFAPFAKMVTALDISGGMLAGLRNEADARGLRNIRPVQAAWGDYHEPEKYDLVFTALSPAVTGPDEFLKMEEFSTRSCCYITTGTEEQSRTRHDLWRVLAGVEKGRKEFNITYPFNLLVSMGRKPNVRFFDYLSGERMTVGQLTEYYAKFFGNFMEIDEEKRERIAAYIESISSGGYCDSWNKKSLVALYWEVPG; the protein is encoded by the coding sequence ATGCCCAATCTGGACTGGAAGGCGCTCTGGAAACAAGCTCAGCAGAACTCGCTGATGGATAAGTCGCAGCCGGACGAGGGAAAGTGGCTGTCGTTCTGGGATGCCGAAGCTCCGGCCTACCTGGAGAGAGTGAAAACTGAAGAGAACGTGTACGCAGGCATCGTGGACTACCTGCGGCGGGAGGGAGCGTTCCGGGAAAACGACTCGGTGCTGGACATCGCCAGCGGGCCCGGCACCTACACGCTGCAGTTCGCACCATTTGCCAAAATGGTAACTGCGCTGGACATCTCGGGCGGGATGCTGGCCGGGCTGAGGAATGAGGCAGACGCGAGAGGGCTGCGCAACATTCGGCCCGTCCAGGCAGCCTGGGGCGACTACCACGAGCCGGAGAAATACGATCTGGTCTTCACCGCCCTCTCCCCGGCAGTCACCGGCCCCGACGAGTTTCTCAAGATGGAGGAGTTTTCCACGCGCAGCTGCTGCTACATCACGACCGGGACGGAAGAGCAGTCCCGAACCAGGCACGATCTCTGGAGGGTCCTGGCAGGGGTGGAGAAGGGCAGGAAGGAGTTCAATATCACTTATCCCTTCAACTTGCTCGTGAGCATGGGCCGCAAGCCCAACGTCCGGTTCTTCGACTACCTGTCGGGCGAGCGGATGACCGTCGGGCAACTGACCGAGTACTACGCGAAGTTCTTCGGGAACTTCATGGAAATTGACGAGGAGAAGAGAGAGCGGATTGCTGCTTACATAGAGTCGATATCCTCCGGGGGCTACTGCGACAGCTGGAACAAGAAGTCGCTGGTGGCGCTCTACTGGGAAGTACCGGGCTGA
- a CDS encoding Coenzyme F420 hydrogenase/dehydrogenase, beta subunit C-terminal domain has protein sequence MVQKGDLLYAWTTDLGLAKKAECGGAVSGLLKFALESRAVEAVLAVKKGVDLYDAVPALITDPAEIDQTAGSLHCGTLLLSKLINNYVPALKGKKVGIVVKGCDMMGLLELAKRGQVNLDNVLMIGVNCGGSVSPVPARKMIAEKYGVSPDDVVKEEIDKGQFIIQTADGNHKGVFMDELEDSGYGRRTNCRRCKVKIPRQADLACGNWGVIGDKAGKATFIEVCSDKGADLVTKAAAAKKIMVEPANPKGVEIRAKVESSMHKLADKWRMRDFSMLSPHLWRDLEKETSRCTKCYACIDKCPVCFPAADRLKKPSIMVRRGTLPVDQMFHLRRLAHISDSCINCGQCEECCPMEIPLALFSHAIRTEEDSFFEPKLGKSEYSN, from the coding sequence ATGGTCCAGAAAGGTGATTTGCTCTACGCGTGGACCACAGACCTCGGCCTCGCGAAGAAGGCGGAGTGCGGCGGAGCAGTCTCCGGGCTGCTCAAGTTTGCGCTGGAGAGCAGGGCTGTCGAAGCGGTCCTCGCCGTAAAGAAGGGCGTAGACCTGTACGACGCCGTGCCGGCGCTGATCACCGACCCCGCGGAGATCGACCAGACGGCCGGATCGCTCCACTGCGGAACGCTCCTGCTCTCGAAGCTGATCAACAACTACGTGCCGGCTCTGAAGGGCAAGAAGGTGGGCATCGTCGTCAAGGGCTGCGACATGATGGGCCTGCTCGAGCTCGCGAAGCGGGGCCAGGTCAACCTGGACAACGTCCTCATGATCGGCGTGAACTGCGGCGGATCGGTCAGCCCGGTCCCGGCCCGGAAGATGATCGCCGAGAAGTACGGCGTCAGCCCGGATGACGTGGTGAAGGAAGAGATCGACAAGGGCCAGTTCATCATCCAGACCGCCGATGGAAACCACAAGGGAGTGTTCATGGACGAGCTGGAGGATTCCGGCTACGGCCGCAGGACCAACTGCCGCCGGTGCAAGGTGAAGATCCCCCGGCAGGCAGACCTCGCCTGCGGCAACTGGGGCGTCATCGGCGACAAGGCGGGCAAGGCCACCTTCATCGAGGTCTGCAGCGACAAAGGCGCAGACCTGGTGACGAAGGCGGCCGCGGCGAAGAAGATAATGGTAGAGCCGGCCAACCCAAAGGGCGTCGAAATCAGGGCCAAGGTCGAGAGCTCAATGCACAAGCTCGCGGACAAGTGGCGGATGAGGGACTTCAGCATGCTCTCCCCCCACCTCTGGAGAGACCTGGAAAAGGAGACCTCGCGGTGCACGAAATGCTATGCCTGCATAGACAAGTGCCCCGTATGCTTCCCGGCCGCGGACAGGCTCAAAAAGCCGTCCATCATGGTCCGCAGAGGCACCCTGCCAGTCGACCAGATGTTCCACCTCCGCCGCCTCGCGCACATCTCGGACTCCTGCATCAACTGCGGCCAGTGCGAGGAGTGCTGCCCGATGGAGATACCACTGGCGCTCTTCTCCCACGCGATCCGCACGGAGGAAGACAGCTTCTTCGAGCCGAAGCTGGGGAAATCGGAGTATAGCAATTAA
- the modA gene encoding molybdate ABC transporter substrate-binding protein: MIQRKRKYLLSMLLIAALLAVLAAGCTSPTPTAVQKTDLTVFAAASLKDAFTEAEAKFETAYPDTNVVYNFDGSQALRTQIEQGATADVFASASTSHMNALKNQGLMNNSTVVNFANNKLAVIVPRENPAGISTLADLAKPGVKIVIGNKDVPVGGYTLQILDSAANNSTYGPDFRTKVKANVVSEETTVNYVVSKVALGEADAGFVYISDVPAEYKDKVSVIAIPDSLNVIAVYPIGVIGDSKNQAMAQAYIDFVRSDEGKAILQAYGFTPV; this comes from the coding sequence ATGATTCAGAGGAAACGCAAATATCTGTTATCGATGTTACTGATCGCAGCCTTGTTAGCCGTACTGGCGGCGGGGTGCACGTCGCCGACGCCCACGGCGGTCCAGAAGACCGATCTGACCGTCTTCGCGGCAGCGTCGCTCAAGGACGCTTTCACGGAGGCTGAGGCGAAGTTCGAGACCGCCTACCCGGATACTAACGTCGTCTATAACTTCGACGGCAGCCAGGCGCTGCGGACCCAGATCGAGCAGGGCGCTACCGCAGACGTGTTCGCCTCTGCCAGCACCTCGCACATGAACGCCTTAAAAAACCAGGGCCTGATGAATAACTCGACAGTGGTTAACTTCGCCAATAACAAGCTGGCAGTCATCGTGCCCCGGGAAAATCCGGCAGGTATCAGCACTCTGGCTGATCTGGCGAAGCCCGGCGTGAAGATCGTGATCGGCAACAAGGACGTGCCGGTGGGCGGCTACACCCTCCAGATCCTGGACAGTGCAGCCAACAACTCCACGTACGGCCCTGACTTCAGGACCAAAGTGAAGGCTAACGTAGTATCCGAGGAGACCACTGTCAACTATGTCGTGTCCAAGGTAGCGCTGGGAGAGGCGGATGCCGGCTTCGTATACATATCGGACGTGCCGGCGGAGTACAAGGATAAAGTAAGCGTCATCGCAATCCCGGACAGCCTGAACGTGATTGCAGTCTACCCGATAGGCGTGATCGGCGATTCAAAGAACCAGGCCATGGCGCAGGCATATATCGACTTCGTCAGGTCGGACGAAGGCAAGGCCATCCTCCAGGCTTACGGGTTCACGCCAGTATAA
- a CDS encoding tetratricopeptide repeat protein: MEDSEMTVEDYRKILETDPDNAEVKKELADRLSDEDRLDEAIEEYRSLICLTPDDPCAHFGLGDAYYKKGMVKEAIAETLEAISLRPGWPYYHNRMGKLLEAAGDLDGAITQYTMALELKPDFGDPADSLERLTGKQGRSRR, encoded by the coding sequence ATGGAAGATAGCGAGATGACTGTAGAGGACTACCGGAAAATTCTGGAGACCGACCCAGATAACGCCGAAGTGAAGAAAGAACTTGCGGACAGGCTATCGGACGAGGACCGGCTAGATGAGGCGATAGAGGAGTACAGATCGTTGATCTGTCTTACTCCCGACGATCCCTGCGCACACTTCGGCCTGGGAGACGCTTACTATAAGAAAGGCATGGTAAAAGAGGCCATCGCAGAGACCCTGGAGGCCATCAGCCTCAGGCCCGGGTGGCCCTATTACCATAACCGCATGGGTAAGCTTCTCGAGGCGGCCGGAGACCTTGACGGGGCAATAACCCAGTACACTATGGCACTGGAGCTGAAGCCGGACTTCGGGGACCCGGCCGACAGTCTGGAGCGGCTGACCGGTAAACAGGGCCGGAGCCGGCGGTAA